One genomic window of Branchiostoma floridae strain S238N-H82 chromosome 4, Bfl_VNyyK, whole genome shotgun sequence includes the following:
- the LOC118413750 gene encoding ribosomal protein S6 kinase alpha-3-like, whose translation MAPEVVNRRGHNHTADWWSYGVLMVGVCLFVCFICGWFCGTVEYMAPEVVNRRGHNHTADWWSYGVLMFEMLTGALPFQGQNRKDTMTMILKAKLGMPQFLSPEAQSLLRMLFKRNPQNRLGAGADGVEEIKRHNFFASIDWEKLLKKQVPPPFKPAVTRDEDAFYFDTEFTSRTPRDYLSKG comes from the exons ATGGCTCCTGAAGTGGTGAACAGGAGGGGACACAACCATACTGCTGACTGGTGGTCGTACGGAGTCCTTATGgtaggtgtttgtttgtttgtttgttttatttgtggCTGGTTCTGTGGTACAGTAGAGTACATGGCCCCTGAAGTGGTGAACAGGAGGGGACACAACCATACTGCTGACTGGTGGTCGTACGGAGTCCTTATG TTTGAGATGCTGACTGGTGCCTTACCATTCCAAGGACAGAATAGGAAggatacaatgacaatgattcTCAA GGCCAAGCTGGGCATGCCCCAGTTCCTGAGTCCTGAAGCACAGAGTCTGCTGAGGATGCTGTTCAAGAGGAACCCACAGAACAGACTAG GTGCAGGTGCAGATGGTGTAGAAGAGATCAAGAGGCATAATTTCTTTGCCAGTATCGACTGGGAG AAACTGTTGAAGAAGCAGGTGCCGCCACCTTTCAAACCGGCCGTGACTCGAGACGAGGACGCTTTCTACTTCGACACAGAATTTACATCCAGGACGCCCCGAG ACTACCTTAGCAAGGGTTGa